From one Coffea eugenioides isolate CCC68of chromosome 11, Ceug_1.0, whole genome shotgun sequence genomic stretch:
- the LOC113751657 gene encoding putative receptor-like protein kinase At4g00960, whose protein sequence is MIYRSVLFSCLLLICLISFNTRLIYADYWCVNTTYNPNTTAGRMYTDNLNFLLSTLSSNASLASRNGFYNFTAGHDPSNMVYGLFDCRGDVNPDACGRCVANARGDILKTCWNQTTAFMSYDDCLLRYSNESMFSRADQSVTFAAWNTQNATDPDKFNQVISDMMNDIASHAANDRSGKKFAVKEADYSTFQRLYALGQCTPDLSSLDCENCLSNAISQIPTFCNNRRGCRITFFSCNIRYELYKFYNSVSPAPEPASSSSPPPSNSTSSEEGGGISTQTIVAIVVPISLAIVLLVVGFCIARRPRKPYFAIMETSGASEISTAESLQYNLSDIQAATNNFSVGNRIGEGGFGPVYKGTLHNGQEIAVKRLSRSSAQGTEEFKNEIALVARLQHRNLVRLLGFCLEGEERILIYEFVTNKSLDYFLFDPEKQPLLDWSRRFKIIGGIAKGLLYLHEDSRLRIIHRDLKASNVLLDRNMNPKIADFGMARLFGVDQSEGNTSKIAGTYGYMAPEYLHGLFSVKSDVFSFGVLILEILSGKKNSQFNQAHGGDDLLSYAWRQWRDGTPLALVDPTIGDTYSRNEVIQSIHVGLLCVQDEIEQRPTMASIVLMLNSNSITLPAPNPPAYFGRSRTQSSPNDLPVSDTSTSTKSPPNPSINDVSITELHPR, encoded by the exons TATACAGACAACTTGAATTTCCTCCTTTCCACTCTATCCTCAAATGCTTCTTTGGCAAGCAGGAATGGCTTCTACAATTTCACTGCTGGCCATGACCCCTCTAACATGGTCTATGGCTTATTTGATTGTCGAGGTGATGTGAATCCCGATGCTTGTGGACGATGTGTAGCAAACGCCCGTGGGGATATTCTAAAGACATGCTGGAACCAAACGACTGCTTTTATGTCGTACGACGACTGCTTGTTGCGTTATTCGAATGAGTCCATGTTCTCCAGGGCCGATCAGAGTGTCACGTTCGCAGCGTGGAATACACAGAATGCCACTGATCCAGATAAGTTCAACCAGGTCATAAGTGATATGATGAATGACATAGCAAGTCATGCTGCAAATGATCGGTCAGGGAAGAAATTCGCTGTGAAAGAAGCTGATTATTCCACATTTCAGAGATTATACGCCCTTGGACAGTGTACTCCAGATCTTTCCAGTCTTGACTGCGAGAATTGCCTTAGCAACGCCATTTCTCAAATACCCACATTCTGTAATAATCGTCGGGGCTGTAGAATTACTTTTTTTAGCTGCAATATTAGGTATGAACTCTACAAGTTTTACAATTCTGTAAGCCCAGCACCCGAGCCTGCATCGagttcttctcctcctccttccaATTCTACTAGTAGTGAAG AGGGGGGCGGAATCTCAACACAAACAATTGTTGCAATTGTTGTCCCAATATCTCTTGCCATTGTGCTATTGGTCGTGGGCTTCTGCATAGCAAGGAGACCCAGGAAGCCATATTTTGCCATTATGGAAACAAGCG GTGCAAGTGAAATCTCAACCGCAGAATCGTTACAATATAACCTCAGTGATATTCAAGCCGCCACGAACAATTTTTCCGTTGGAAACAGAATTGGAGAAGGTGGATTTGGACCTGTATACAAG GGTACACTTCATAATGGACAAGAGATAGCTGTGAAAAGGCTATCAAGAAGCTCAGCTCAAGGTACAGAAGAATTTAAAAACGAAATTGCCCTGGTTGCTAGGCTTCAACACAGAAACTTGGTCCGACTACTTGGTTTCTGCTtggaaggagaagaaagaatacTCATCTATGAATTTGTGACCAACAAAAGTCTTGACTACTTTCTCTTTG ACCCAGAAAAGCAACCATTGTTGGACTGGTCAAGACGATTCAAGATCATAGGAGGAATAGCAAAAGGACTTCTTTATCTTCATGAAGATTCTCGACTTAGGATTATACATCGTGATCTTAAAGCCAGTAACGTATTATTAGACAGAAATATGAATCCAAAGATCGCTGATTTTGGCATGGCAAGGCTCTTTGGAGTTGATCAATCTGAAGGAAATACAAGTAAAATCGCAGGGACATA TGGTTACATGGCTCCTGAATACTTGCACGGCTTGTTCTCTGTAAAATCAGACGTGTTCAGTTTTGGTGTTCTAATTTTAGAAATTCTAAGTGGCAAGAAGAACAGTCAGTTCAACCAAGCTCATGGAGGAGATGACCTTCTAAGCTAT GCTTGGAGACAATGGAGGGATGGAACACCATTAGCATTGGTAGATCCAACAATCGGAGATACATATTCAAGAAATGAAGTTATTCAAAGCATCCATGTTGGCTTGCTGTGCGTTCAAGACGAAATTGAACAAAGGCCAACCATGGCTTCAATAGTTCTCATGCTCAATAGTAACTCTATAACGTTGCCTGCACCTAATCCGCCTGCATATTTTGGTCGTAGTAGAACACAAAGCTCACCTAACGATTTACCAGTATCTGATACATCTACAAGCACCAAGTCACCACCAAACCCGTCTATCAACGATGTTTCAATCACTGAGTTACATCCCAGATAA